Proteins encoded together in one Thermomonospora curvata DSM 43183 window:
- a CDS encoding helix-turn-helix domain-containing protein: protein MAETLKKGTRVTGAERDKLAAELKKRYDSGESIRALAAATGRSYGFIHRILTESGVNLRGRGGATRGKKS, encoded by the coding sequence GTGGCCGAGACCCTTAAGAAGGGCACCCGCGTGACCGGTGCCGAGCGCGACAAGCTGGCGGCGGAACTCAAGAAGAGGTACGACTCCGGCGAGAGCATCCGCGCCCTGGCTGCCGCCACCGGCCGCTCCTACGGCTTCATCCACCGGATCCTCACCGAGTCGGGTGTCAACCTGCGTGGCCGCGGCGGCGCCACGCGCGGCAAGAAATCCTGA
- a CDS encoding enoyl-CoA hydratase/isomerase family protein — MDTGTKQAAVVPAEDLAQAGLLLDIDGPVATITLNRPDKRNAMTFAMWRTLARIGDALPGSVRVVVVRGAGKAFSAGIDLSMFSSPEGPRGDDPEAGDRFIAELQAGYTWLRRPEIVSIAAVHGYAIGAAFQLALSCDLRVMAEDAWLCMKEPALGLVPDLTGTKPLVDIVGVHRAIDICLTARKVPAEEAARLGLAERVVPAAELETAVRELTGALLAVDAGAAVATKRLLWQAPGNTLEEQCAAERREQLARLRALRGN; from the coding sequence GTGGACACCGGCACGAAGCAGGCCGCCGTGGTACCGGCCGAGGACCTGGCGCAGGCCGGGCTCCTGCTGGACATCGACGGCCCGGTGGCGACGATCACGCTGAACCGGCCCGACAAGCGCAACGCGATGACGTTCGCCATGTGGCGGACGCTGGCGCGCATCGGCGACGCGCTGCCCGGCTCGGTGCGGGTGGTGGTCGTGCGCGGGGCCGGCAAGGCGTTCTCGGCGGGCATCGATTTGAGCATGTTCTCCTCGCCCGAGGGGCCGCGCGGCGACGACCCGGAGGCGGGAGACCGGTTCATCGCCGAACTGCAGGCCGGCTACACCTGGCTGCGCCGGCCGGAGATCGTCTCGATCGCGGCGGTGCACGGCTACGCCATCGGCGCCGCCTTCCAGCTGGCGCTGTCCTGCGACCTGCGGGTGATGGCCGAGGACGCCTGGCTCTGCATGAAGGAGCCCGCCCTGGGACTGGTGCCGGACCTGACCGGCACCAAGCCGCTGGTGGACATCGTCGGGGTGCACCGGGCGATCGACATCTGCCTGACCGCCCGCAAGGTGCCCGCCGAGGAGGCGGCCCGGCTCGGCCTGGCCGAGCGGGTGGTGCCGGCCGCCGAGCTGGAGACGGCGGTGCGGGAGCTGACCGGCGCCCTGCTGGCGGTCGACGCCGGGGCGGCGGTGGCCACCAAGCGGCTGCTGTGGCAGGCCCCCGGCAACACTCTGGAGGAGCAGTGCGCGGCCGAGCGGCGCGAGCAGCTGGCGCGGCTGCGGGCGCTGCGCGGCAACTGA
- a CDS encoding ABC transporter ATP-binding protein — protein sequence MPGNGWQLMASYRRDRSVTRQKLKPGTVRRIAGYARPYVRELALFLLLNALAAGIVVAGPLLLKSIIDRGVIPGRPAVVIWLAVAVAALALVEAVLSLVQRWYSARIGEGLIYDLRTQVFDHVQRMPVAFFMRAQTGSLVSRLNTDVIGAQRALTTTLSSVVSNVISLILVLGAMFWLSWQVTVIALVLLPVFIVPAKWVGRRLQRISREQMQLDAEMSSLMTERFNVAGAMLAKLYGRPEEESAMFAERAGRVRDIGVVSAMYGRVFFVALTLVAALATAMTYGVGGLLVVDGTLQLGTLVALAALLTRMYGPLTALSNVQVDVMTALVSFDRVFEVLDLKPMIDQRPGAVPLAAAGSGQALRVEFDHVTFRYPAAEEVSLASLESIARTDTTPARTVLRDVSFTVEPGQMVALVGPSGAGKTTITHLVSRLYDVTDGAVRIGGRDVRDLTLESLRRTVGVVTQDAHLFHDSIRANLRYARPDATEEEIVQALKDAHIWDLVAAMPDGLDTVVGDRGYRLSGGEKQRLAIARLLLKAPSVVILDEATAHLDSESEAAVQRALATALSGRTSLVIAHRLSTIREADQILVVDAGRIVERGRHEELLLAGGLYAELYRTQFASQASGGGRSPEPLGAE from the coding sequence ATGCCGGGCAACGGCTGGCAGCTGATGGCGTCCTACCGCAGGGACCGCTCGGTCACCCGGCAGAAGCTCAAGCCCGGCACCGTCCGGCGGATCGCCGGCTACGCCCGCCCGTACGTGCGGGAGCTGGCGCTGTTCTTGCTGCTGAACGCGCTGGCGGCGGGCATCGTGGTGGCCGGGCCGCTGCTGCTGAAGTCGATCATCGACCGGGGCGTGATCCCCGGCCGGCCCGCCGTGGTGATCTGGCTGGCGGTGGCCGTGGCGGCGCTGGCCCTGGTGGAGGCGGTGCTGTCGCTGGTGCAGCGGTGGTATTCGGCCCGCATCGGCGAGGGCCTCATCTACGACCTGCGCACCCAGGTGTTCGACCACGTGCAGCGCATGCCGGTGGCGTTCTTCATGCGGGCGCAGACCGGCTCGCTGGTCAGCCGGCTCAACACCGACGTGATCGGCGCCCAGCGGGCGCTGACCACCACCTTGTCGTCGGTGGTCTCCAACGTGATCAGCCTGATCCTGGTGCTGGGCGCCATGTTCTGGCTGTCGTGGCAGGTCACCGTGATCGCGCTGGTGCTGCTGCCGGTCTTCATCGTCCCGGCCAAATGGGTGGGCCGGCGGCTGCAGCGCATCAGCCGCGAGCAGATGCAGCTGGACGCGGAGATGAGCTCGCTGATGACCGAGCGCTTCAACGTGGCCGGGGCGATGCTGGCCAAGCTGTACGGGCGCCCGGAGGAGGAGTCGGCCATGTTCGCCGAGCGGGCCGGCCGGGTGCGCGACATCGGCGTGGTGTCGGCGATGTACGGGCGGGTCTTCTTCGTGGCGCTCACCCTGGTGGCCGCGCTGGCCACCGCCATGACCTACGGCGTCGGCGGCCTGCTGGTGGTGGACGGCACGCTGCAGCTGGGCACGCTGGTGGCGCTGGCGGCGCTGCTGACCCGCATGTACGGGCCGCTGACGGCGCTGTCCAACGTGCAGGTGGACGTGATGACCGCGCTGGTCAGCTTCGACCGGGTCTTTGAGGTGCTGGACCTGAAACCGATGATCGACCAGCGCCCGGGGGCGGTCCCGCTGGCCGCCGCCGGCTCCGGGCAGGCCCTGCGGGTGGAGTTCGACCACGTCACCTTCCGCTACCCGGCGGCCGAGGAGGTCTCGCTGGCCTCGCTGGAGTCCATCGCCCGCACCGACACCACCCCCGCCCGCACGGTGCTGCGCGATGTGAGCTTCACCGTCGAACCCGGCCAGATGGTCGCCCTGGTCGGCCCGTCCGGCGCGGGCAAGACCACCATCACCCACCTGGTGTCGCGGCTGTACGACGTCACCGACGGCGCGGTGCGGATCGGCGGGCGGGACGTGCGCGACCTGACCCTGGAGTCGCTGCGGCGGACCGTCGGCGTCGTCACCCAGGACGCCCACCTCTTCCACGACTCCATCCGGGCCAACTTGCGCTATGCCCGCCCGGACGCCACCGAGGAGGAGATCGTCCAGGCGCTCAAGGACGCCCACATCTGGGACCTGGTCGCCGCCATGCCCGACGGGCTGGACACCGTGGTGGGCGACCGCGGCTACCGGCTGTCGGGCGGGGAGAAGCAGCGCCTGGCCATCGCCCGGCTGCTGCTGAAGGCCCCCTCGGTGGTGATCTTGGACGAGGCCACCGCGCACCTGGACTCTGAGTCGGAGGCGGCGGTGCAGCGCGCCCTGGCCACCGCGCTGTCCGGGCGGACCTCGCTGGTGATCGCCCACCGGCTGTCGACGATCCGGGAGGCCGACCAGATCCTGGTGGTCGACGCCGGCCGGATCGTCGAGCGCGGCAGGCACGAGGAGCTGCTGCTGGCCGGCGGCCTGTACGCCGAGCTGTACCGCACCCAGTTCGCCTCCCAGGCCTCCGGCGGGGGCCGCAGCCCGGAGCCGCTGGGCGCCGAATGA
- a CDS encoding sulfotransferase family protein: MRPAPHILVINGTKVRRPVFVLGAPHSGTDLLARAIKQTAGFHLTVGRPGVLRVTYAFARRPTIASERGRGAARVLRDAYAEAWQISPWGCAQCPAECRTLAGLPPAETAEDAVRSGQVCTEPGRVQRFADASPDLIYSADVLLDAFPDAQLLQVIRDGRDVVAGMLTDERCLAWFKPGVANLEEVFPNPFLGVEDFTDRSRWPKAAMAVKCALRWRGSVRLSARLRAQVPEDQLLTVRYEDLISRPGQVVETLSEYLGAPIPKNALTGLVRPGENGDGGVGAWRRRLTPKQLIQVERVAGKELQRLGYRLSGAA; the protein is encoded by the coding sequence ATGAGACCCGCCCCGCACATCCTGGTGATCAACGGCACGAAGGTGCGCCGGCCGGTGTTCGTCCTGGGCGCCCCGCACTCGGGCACCGACCTGCTGGCGCGGGCGATCAAGCAGACCGCGGGGTTCCACCTGACGGTCGGCCGTCCCGGGGTGCTGCGGGTGACCTACGCCTTCGCCCGGCGGCCGACGATCGCCAGCGAACGCGGCCGGGGCGCCGCACGGGTGCTGCGGGACGCCTACGCCGAGGCCTGGCAGATCTCCCCCTGGGGCTGCGCCCAGTGCCCGGCCGAGTGCCGGACTCTGGCCGGGCTGCCGCCCGCCGAGACCGCAGAGGACGCCGTGCGCTCCGGACAGGTGTGCACCGAGCCGGGGCGGGTGCAGCGGTTCGCCGACGCCTCCCCCGACCTGATCTACAGCGCCGATGTGCTGCTGGACGCCTTCCCCGACGCCCAGCTGCTGCAGGTGATCAGGGACGGGCGGGACGTGGTGGCCGGGATGCTGACCGACGAGCGCTGCCTGGCCTGGTTCAAGCCGGGGGTGGCCAATTTGGAGGAGGTCTTCCCCAACCCGTTCCTGGGGGTGGAGGACTTCACCGACCGGTCCCGCTGGCCCAAGGCGGCCATGGCGGTCAAATGCGCGCTGCGCTGGCGCGGCTCGGTGCGGCTGAGCGCCCGGCTGCGCGCCCAGGTCCCCGAGGACCAGCTGCTGACGGTGCGCTATGAGGATCTGATCAGCCGGCCGGGTCAGGTGGTGGAGACCTTGTCGGAGTACCTGGGCGCCCCGATCCCCAAGAACGCGCTGACGGGGCTGGTGCGGCCCGGGGAGAACGGGGACGGCGGCGTGGGGGCCTGGCGCCGGCGGCTGACCCCCAAACAGCTCATCCAGGTGGAGCGGGTGGCCGGCAAGGAGCTGCAGCGGCTGGGCTACCGGCTCAGCGGCGCCGCATGA
- a CDS encoding SIR2 family NAD-dependent protein deacylase, which produces MDMPPSLGEWLREARSITVLTGAGISTDSGIPDFRGPQGVWTKDPSAAALSSLDAYLADPQVRRRVWQARRDHPAWHAEPNAAHLALVKLERAGRLRAIVTQNIDGLHQAAGSSPKTVIEIHGTMREVECLECGLRTPTQQVLKRLEEGEADPPCLECGGIQKAATISFGQALRPQVLQAAVRAARSCDLFMAVGTSLTVHPAAGLCLEAVEHGARLVIVNAQPTPYDGIADAVLREPIGEALPGLVELALRDDRVTDGGS; this is translated from the coding sequence ATGGACATGCCCCCGAGCCTCGGCGAGTGGCTGCGCGAGGCCCGTTCGATCACCGTGCTGACCGGGGCCGGGATCAGCACCGACAGCGGCATCCCCGACTTTCGCGGGCCCCAGGGCGTGTGGACCAAGGACCCGTCGGCCGCCGCCTTGTCGTCCCTGGACGCCTACCTGGCCGACCCGCAGGTGCGGCGGCGGGTCTGGCAGGCCCGGCGCGACCATCCCGCCTGGCACGCCGAGCCCAACGCCGCGCACCTGGCCCTGGTGAAGCTGGAACGCGCCGGGCGGCTGCGCGCCATCGTCACCCAGAACATCGACGGGCTGCACCAGGCGGCCGGCTCCAGCCCGAAGACCGTCATCGAGATCCACGGCACGATGCGCGAGGTCGAGTGCCTGGAGTGCGGGCTGCGCACCCCGACGCAGCAGGTCCTGAAACGGCTGGAGGAGGGCGAGGCGGACCCGCCGTGCCTGGAGTGCGGCGGCATCCAGAAAGCGGCCACGATCTCCTTCGGGCAGGCCCTGCGCCCGCAGGTGCTGCAGGCGGCGGTGCGGGCCGCCCGCTCCTGCGACCTGTTCATGGCGGTGGGCACCTCGCTGACCGTGCACCCGGCGGCCGGACTGTGCCTGGAGGCCGTCGAGCACGGCGCGCGGCTGGTGATCGTCAACGCCCAGCCCACTCCCTATGACGGAATCGCCGACGCGGTGCTGCGCGAGCCCATCGGAGAGGCCCTGCCCGGCCTGGTGGAACTGGCCCTACGTGACGATCGGGTCACAGACGGCGGTTCGTGA